The Myxococcales bacterium DNA segment TTCTGGACCTCCGAGGTCGAGACTGTGAGACGCCTGGGAATCGTCTTCGATTGCCCCTGCGATCGCCCGAAGCAAATCGCGAACGTCCAAGGGCTGTTGAATCGTTGCGCCTCCCGCGATCAGGGGCTGCCAGTTCTTGGTCGCCTGTGCGCGTAGGGCGCGCGATGCCGGGTCGTCCGGCCCGATCACCATCGGAACCCGAATCACTGTGGCGGGCGACCTGCCGCACAGGAGAATCTGCTCTGCTCGTCCCTTCGATGCGAGACAAGCGTTTGGGGAATCTGGCCGCGAACCAAAGATGCTCAGGTAGACAACGCGTGCCAGTCCCTGGGTCGCCGCCGCCTCGGCGACGGCGGTGCAAGTATTTTCGTGAGCGTCTGCGTAACGATTTCCGCTGCCTTCTTTCAGGATCCCAACCAGGTGAACGATGGCGCGACAGCCGCTGGCCGCCTTGGTGAGCGCGGCGGTGTCTTTATAGTCGAGAATCAGAATCTCGGGTCGTTCGCCCTCGGGCAAGGTAGCGACCTTCTCGGCCGCGCGAACGCTTCTCACCACCGCGCGTCCCGGGATGTTGCGTTTCGCCATGCTCCCAAAGAGCTGCAGGGCCAATTGTCCATTGGCACCAGTAACCAGAACCGGCCGGTCGTCATTCTGTTTTGGCTGTACTGGCATGGACATATTGCCCAGGCTAGCAGCTGGTTCGGGTGCTCGGTCCAGCGATTGTGACGCTGGATTAGTTTCGAAGCGGGGCCTAATCTCTCGCCACCTTGAAGCTAGAGCCTGGGAACGTTCGAGCGTTTCGGGTTCCGGAGAGAAAATCGACATGGCCAGCCGCAGATCGTTTGCCGAAATCCTGCGAGGTGTCTGTGCCGAGCGCGGTTGGGAGTTCCTCCCCAACGGTGTAAACGTCAAGCATGCAGACGGTCGGCATCAGGTCATCCAATTCGAGCTCTTCGAGTTGGAAGGGCGTGAGATGGTGCGCCTGATCAGCATGATCGGCGATGCGGGGAGCCTGAGTCAGATGCAAATGGAACAAGCTCTGCGGGCCAATATGAACCTGGCCCACGGCGCCCTGGCGCTGAAGGACACCGAGCTGTGCATGACCGATACACTATCGCTCGAGGAGTCGGAGGCCGGCGAGGTCGACTCCGCGTTGGCATTCATTGCAAAGCTGGCCGACACCTACGAAAAACTTTTGTTCGGTACAGATCAACACTGATCACCCATCTATCGAAAAACGATCGAATGACGATCAAATTAAAAGGGGAGAGGAGAGTTCATCATGACGATCAAGACAGTGGGCGCAAGGCTCACAAGAGTGCTCGCGCTGGTGCTTGTCACTTTGTTCACAAGTACCCTGATCTCGACCGCTGCTTTCGCGTCGATGGTTTCGTACAAGCTGTCGACCCCGGGTGTGGTCTGAGGGGGCACCGCTAAAACGGCCCGTGCGGCCGTTGCAAAACTCGCAAGCGTAACCAACGTGACGACGGACATGGACGCCCATACGTTGACGCTGTCGTTCGACGACGAAGAGCAGACGCTTGAAGCCGTCGTCGAAGCGCTGGCAGAAGCGGGGTATGTCGCAAAAGATCCGCAGAAATTGACTCAATAAACACCCGCGCCGAGGCAGACATGCAGACCTTGACGGTTCTTGTGGTGTTGGCCGCGATCGTCGCCATCTTTGCCACCACGCCTACAGGCAAGAAGTTCGCCGATCGGTTCGGCCTGAACCTTTCGCGCAAGGGCAGGGCGCCCCAGGAGGATCACGACTACCTCCTGCGCGTCTGCAACGGCGACGGCGACGAATTGGGTGAGCGGCTAGCATCGGCTCGCCGCACCAACCCAGACATGACTGAGGCCGAGGCATACCGTAAGGCAATCCGGGCACACCTGAGGAATACGAGCGCATAACTCGTATCCGATAGGGTGGCCCCCAACCTGAGCTTCCCTTCACCTCCGGAAATCGACTCCCATTTCAGTCGCGCGGCATATCGGACGAAAGAGTCGAAGCAAGCGCGATCTGGGTCGAGACTTGGCCCACGTCCGGAGGGTTTCGTGAGAATTCAAAACAGAAGAACTGTCGTCGGTACCCTGGCCGGGCTCATGTTCTTGCCATCCCTCGGCTTCGACGAATCCGAATGGACGCACTCCCTCGCGCCGGTCGCGGCTGTTGCCGTGCTGCATCCCGCCAGTGATCGTCCGGTTGTGGGCAAGATCCACTTTCGATCTGCCGGTGATGCGCTCGTCATTGAACTGGAGCTCGGTGGTCTGGTGCCCCAGCAGCGCTATCGACTGCGGATTCACGAGTACGGTGACTGCAGCGTGGACAAGGCTGCAAACACCGGGGAGCCCTTTGGAAGTTCCGAGGACTTGATCGAGTTTCCCGCCGATGAAAACGGTTGGGCGGATATTGTCTTCACCCATCGTGGTCACACCCTGGGCGCCGGCGAGCAATCCCTGCTGGGGCGCTCGGTCGTCGTACACGGGGCCCGCGAGCCGGTTGGATGTGGGACGATCGGCTTTGCTAAGCGTCCCGAAGCGCTTCCACACAACCCCGAAGATCCCGGTTGAGTCGCATCAACGCATCGCCCTCGCTCGCGAACTCTTTCGATTCCCGCACCCGCTGTTCAGCGCTTTCACGCGC contains these protein-coding regions:
- a CDS encoding NAD(P)H-binding protein; this translates as MPVQPKQNDDRPVLVTGANGQLALQLFGSMAKRNIPGRAVVRSVRAAEKVATLPEGERPEILILDYKDTAALTKAASGCRAIVHLVGILKEGSGNRYADAHENTCTAVAEAAATQGLARVVYLSIFGSRPDSPNACLASKGRAEQILLCGRSPATVIRVPMVIGPDDPASRALRAQATKNWQPLIAGGATIQQPLDVRDLLRAIAGAIEDDSQASHSLDLGGPEALRHRDLVSRVAALHDNQIRVLPIPLVVMRVFAALMERTQKHPPITSAMLGVLQHDDRIDNRRALQVLNTELTPLDDTLARYIGP
- a CDS encoding superoxide dismutase family protein — translated: MRIQNRRTVVGTLAGLMFLPSLGFDESEWTHSLAPVAAVAVLHPASDRPVVGKIHFRSAGDALVIELELGGLVPQQRYRLRIHEYGDCSVDKAANTGEPFGSSEDLIEFPADENGWADIVFTHRGHTLGAGEQSLLGRSVVVHGAREPVGCGTIGFAKRPEALPHNPEDPG